A genomic segment from Bacteroidota bacterium encodes:
- a CDS encoding NHL repeat-containing protein has product MTRFRFSSLLLFALFVSCSAVQSQRSDKSILTGTRFDVDINGRIIVADGERNVLRQYSRERVFEKETGGTGWNEGQFDHPSGVWARNGIDVFVADYGNHRIQRFDRNLAFISSFSTRERSDPDERFGYPTDVAVSRLGDLFICDSENSRILKITGLSKVERTFGGFDAGKGRLRAPTQLEIGPDDNIYVRDGNRVVVFDNFGNFILNLGEGLFSTDVMIFADEAGIVILEGTKLYVFDRGNRFAFDMPLATLFSDATPEIRAFVISRGTLYFLTSQGIMTIPDPREMHFEK; this is encoded by the coding sequence ATGACTCGCTTCCGGTTTTCCTCACTGCTGTTGTTTGCGCTGTTCGTCTCCTGTAGTGCAGTTCAATCGCAACGATCCGACAAATCGATACTTACAGGTACTCGTTTTGACGTTGATATCAACGGCAGAATCATCGTGGCCGACGGGGAGAGGAACGTCCTGCGGCAATATTCCCGCGAGAGAGTTTTTGAGAAGGAAACAGGCGGAACGGGCTGGAACGAAGGCCAGTTCGATCACCCTTCCGGCGTGTGGGCGAGAAACGGTATTGATGTGTTTGTTGCGGATTACGGCAACCATCGCATTCAGCGGTTCGATCGCAATCTTGCGTTCATCTCCTCATTCTCAACCCGTGAACGATCCGATCCCGATGAACGATTCGGATATCCGACAGATGTAGCTGTTTCGCGGTTGGGCGATTTGTTTATCTGCGACAGCGAAAACTCCCGCATCCTGAAAATCACCGGCCTCAGCAAAGTCGAACGGACATTCGGCGGATTTGATGCGGGAAAGGGAAGATTGCGGGCGCCGACACAGCTCGAGATCGGGCCTGACGATAACATCTATGTGAGGGATGGTAATCGGGTAGTCGTATTCGATAATTTCGGCAATTTCATCCTGAACCTCGGCGAAGGTCTTTTCTCGACAGATGTCATGATCTTTGCAGATGAAGCGGGGATTGTTATTCTTGAAGGAACAAAACTGTACGTCTTCGATCGCGGGAACAGATTCGCTTTCGATATGCCGCTTGCAACACTGTTCAGCGATGCTACTCCCGAAATCCGGGCGTTTGTGATAAGCAGGGGAACATTGTATTTTCTCACATCGCAAGGGATAATGACAATTCCCGACCCGCGTGAGATGCATTTTGAGAAATGA
- a CDS encoding single-stranded DNA-binding protein — MAKSLNKVMLIGNLGKDPELRYTTSGIAVATFSLATSDSWKDQEGNTQERTEWHNIVAWRKLAEICGEWLKKGKRVYIEGRIQNRSYDDKNTGQKRYITEIVADNMIMLDGGGGGRAAASENSGAAQTPAEPTIPAAPEDDLPF; from the coding sequence ATGGCAAAAAGTCTGAACAAAGTAATGCTGATCGGCAATCTGGGAAAAGACCCGGAACTTCGCTACACGACGAGTGGAATTGCCGTCGCAACATTCAGTCTTGCAACAAGCGACTCGTGGAAGGATCAGGAAGGGAACACGCAGGAACGCACAGAGTGGCACAACATCGTTGCGTGGCGGAAGCTTGCCGAAATTTGCGGCGAGTGGTTGAAGAAAGGAAAACGGGTTTATATCGAAGGCCGCATTCAAAACCGCAGCTACGACGACAAGAATACAGGCCAGAAGCGGTATATCACCGAAATCGTCGCCGACAACATGATTATGCTTGATGGTGGTGGTGGTGGCCGTGCTGCCGCTTCGGAGAATTCGGGTGCAGCTCAGACGCCGGCCGAGCCGACGATTCCCGCTGCGCCGGAGGATGATCTTCCTTTCTGA
- the ggt gene encoding gamma-glutamyltransferase yields the protein MNRRHVSLTSIILAAAFLIQSGTLCASWRKPVSAKNGMVVSAESLATLAGAEILKNGGNAIDAAIAVGFTLAVTYPEAGNIGGGGFMLIRLANGTSTMIDFREKAPAKASRNMYLDNNGNVIPMKSELGPLAAGVPGTVAGYLHALEKYGTFSRQRVIAPAIEAAVKGFPLSERFVESLKQSMKEFSAFPSTMSTFTKKGIPYEKGEIFRQPDLANTLRNISAFGVDGFYRGYIAELIVAEMQRHGGIISEHDLRNYHPVEREPLLGSYRGYNIITASPPSAGGVVLLQMLNMLERFDLKRRGQNSSETIHLFSAAAQRAYADRSEFLGDPDFVSMPVSQLISKEYALTRSESIDTLQAVVSSSILPATSADLGHSNTTHFCVADSFGNIVSVTTTLNGLFGCKTAVGGAGFFLNNEMDDFSVKPGAPNMYGLTGAEANAIAPTKRMLSSMTPTVVLKDGRPIFTVGGRGGSRITTAVANIIINVIDFGLNIQDAVESPRIHHQWVPDRIFYETNGLPFDVMENLRRMGYTLEHTTTFNARAHAIMIDPVTRMFLGGADPREEGVAIGY from the coding sequence ATGAACCGAAGACACGTTTCTCTCACTAGTATCATTCTTGCTGCAGCGTTCCTGATTCAGTCGGGAACGCTTTGCGCGTCGTGGCGGAAACCTGTAAGTGCAAAAAACGGAATGGTGGTTTCGGCCGAATCGCTTGCAACGCTGGCTGGCGCAGAGATTCTCAAGAACGGCGGCAACGCCATCGATGCTGCCATCGCCGTTGGCTTCACACTTGCGGTAACATACCCGGAAGCAGGGAATATCGGTGGAGGCGGGTTCATGCTCATCCGCCTTGCGAACGGAACCTCGACGATGATCGACTTCCGCGAGAAGGCTCCGGCAAAGGCGTCGCGCAACATGTATCTGGACAACAACGGGAACGTCATTCCGATGAAAAGCGAACTCGGGCCCCTTGCTGCCGGTGTGCCCGGAACCGTTGCCGGCTATCTGCACGCGCTGGAAAAGTACGGCACGTTCTCCCGCCAACGAGTCATTGCCCCCGCGATTGAAGCTGCGGTCAAAGGGTTTCCACTTTCCGAGCGATTTGTGGAAAGCTTGAAACAAAGTATGAAGGAATTCTCGGCCTTTCCCTCGACTATGAGTACCTTTACGAAGAAGGGAATTCCCTACGAAAAGGGTGAAATCTTTCGGCAACCCGATTTGGCAAACACATTGCGCAACATTAGCGCGTTCGGGGTGGACGGCTTCTACAGGGGCTACATTGCCGAGTTGATTGTTGCCGAGATGCAACGACACGGCGGTATCATCTCGGAGCATGATCTTCGTAACTATCATCCGGTAGAGCGGGAGCCGCTGCTCGGCTCGTATCGCGGGTACAATATCATTACTGCTTCACCCCCTTCCGCTGGCGGAGTTGTACTTTTGCAAATGCTCAACATGCTCGAGCGATTCGATCTGAAGCGCAGAGGGCAGAATTCCTCTGAAACGATTCACCTGTTCTCTGCGGCAGCGCAACGCGCGTACGCAGACCGTTCGGAATTTCTCGGTGACCCCGATTTTGTGAGCATGCCCGTGTCCCAGCTCATCTCAAAGGAGTATGCTCTCACGCGAAGTGAATCAATTGACACGTTGCAGGCGGTTGTCAGTTCGAGTATTCTTCCCGCCACATCTGCCGATTTGGGGCACAGCAACACGACTCATTTCTGCGTGGCGGACAGCTTCGGGAATATTGTCTCTGTAACGACGACGCTGAACGGCTTGTTCGGATGCAAGACTGCGGTTGGCGGGGCGGGCTTCTTTCTGAATAATGAGATGGATGATTTTTCCGTGAAGCCCGGCGCTCCGAATATGTACGGACTTACGGGTGCGGAGGCGAACGCCATTGCGCCGACAAAGCGAATGCTCAGTTCGATGACTCCGACTGTCGTGCTGAAAGACGGCAGGCCGATCTTTACGGTTGGAGGAAGAGGCGGAAGCAGGATCACAACGGCTGTTGCAAATATCATCATCAATGTGATTGACTTCGGGTTGAACATTCAGGACGCTGTGGAATCTCCGCGCATCCACCATCAGTGGGTGCCCGACAGAATTTTCTACGAAACGAACGGGCTTCCGTTCGATGTGATGGAGAACCTCCGGCGAATGGGGTACACGCTGGAGCATACTACGACGTTCAACGCCCGTGCTCACGCCATCATGATCGATCCGGTAACTCGTATGTTTCTCGGCGGAGCCGACCCTCGCGAAGAAGGGGTTGCAATCGGCTATTGA
- a CDS encoding T9SS type A sorting domain-containing protein, with product MSLTFYPSHPIRTVLALIACLVFVTTSHAFGPDTTIYQYSDNFESYNIGQRLACQNPTNWTTWSLIPCDSLEDPMISGAYAYSGTKSVVISQHNDLVIRYSQFYQWPLSTIRFKFLVPTGKRGYFNTLATFSPPGIFNWAMEVYFDSTGQGRLFAGTSTPTHFGYTQNVWHSVKIDVNLGIDSARFSVNDDVIRSWRWTLGASGGTSPLRLEATNFYGFAPKHEMYIDDFDFRPPPIQSTPEGNGSDVPKSFDLSQNYPNPFNPATTIQYALPNSALVTLKIYNLLGQEMATLVDQTKPAGYHTAVWDGRNQHGSDAATGVYLCRIEAIGSDGATHFRSMKKMLLVR from the coding sequence CCCGATTCGGACTGTCTTGGCGTTGATTGCTTGTCTGGTCTTCGTAACAACTTCCCACGCGTTCGGTCCGGATACCACAATCTATCAGTACTCTGATAACTTCGAAAGCTATAACATCGGTCAGCGTCTCGCCTGTCAGAATCCTACGAACTGGACTACGTGGAGTCTCATTCCGTGCGACAGTCTTGAAGATCCGATGATCTCTGGGGCATATGCATACAGCGGCACAAAGTCGGTTGTGATCAGTCAACACAACGACTTGGTCATTCGATACTCACAGTTTTACCAGTGGCCGTTGTCGACAATCAGATTCAAGTTTCTTGTTCCAACGGGGAAGAGGGGTTACTTCAATACCTTGGCAACTTTTTCTCCCCCGGGGATTTTCAATTGGGCGATGGAAGTGTACTTCGATTCCACCGGTCAAGGCAGACTGTTTGCAGGTACCTCGACCCCAACGCATTTCGGCTACACTCAAAATGTCTGGCATTCTGTGAAAATCGATGTGAATCTTGGTATTGATTCGGCGCGGTTTAGTGTTAACGACGATGTGATACGCAGTTGGCGGTGGACTCTGGGGGCATCGGGTGGTACAAGTCCGCTGCGTCTTGAGGCCACCAATTTCTATGGTTTTGCGCCCAAGCATGAAATGTACATAGATGATTTTGACTTTCGCCCCCCGCCCATACAATCCACCCCGGAAGGTAACGGCTCCGATGTGCCGAAGTCATTTGACCTATCTCAGAACTATCCCAATCCCTTCAACCCGGCAACAACGATTCAATATGCGCTGCCGAACTCTGCGTTGGTAACTCTGAAAATCTACAATCTCCTCGGTCAGGAGATGGCGACATTGGTTGACCAGACGAAGCCTGCCGGATACCATACCGCGGTATGGGACGGACGCAATCAGCATGGGTCGGATGCAGCAACGGGTGTCTATCTCTGTCGGATTGAAGCTATCGGTTCGGATGGCGCGACTCATTTTCGAAGCATGAAAAAGATGCTGCTTGTGAGGTAG